In Neisseria brasiliensis, the following proteins share a genomic window:
- the yfaE gene encoding class I ribonucleotide reductase maintenance protein YfaE — MAIISTHDKIFELQNGETLLEGLERTGHEVEYQCRSGYCGSCRLKLISGKVGYDDFPLAFITPGEILPCCCRVTEDITLDCHAKIREPDLFDVDLFDKE, encoded by the coding sequence ATGGCCATTATTAGCACACACGACAAAATTTTTGAGCTGCAAAACGGCGAAACCTTGCTGGAAGGGCTGGAGCGCACCGGCCACGAGGTCGAATACCAATGCCGCAGTGGCTATTGCGGTTCATGCCGTCTGAAGCTCATCAGCGGCAAAGTCGGCTATGATGATTTCCCATTGGCCTTTATCACGCCCGGCGAAATCCTGCCGTGTTGCTGTCGGGTCACGGAAGACATCACGCTCGATTGCCACGCTAAAATTCGCGAGCCGGATTTGTTTGATGTGGATTTGTTTGACAAAGAGTAA
- the nrdA gene encoding class 1a ribonucleoside-diphosphate reductase subunit alpha: MNATTHLQVTKRDGRLEPIDLDKIHRVVTWAAEGLNNVSVSQVELKSHIQFYNGIRTDDIHETIIKAAADLISQDSPDYQYLAARLAIFHLRKIAYGEFEPPHLFDHVSKLTEAGKYDRHILEDYTREEFDELNAYIDHCRDMTFSYAAVKQLEGKYLVQNRVTRQIYETPQFLYILVAMCLFSKYPKATRLDYVKRFYDAVSTFKVSLPTPIMSGVRTPTRQFSSCVLIECDDSLDSINATTSAIVKYVSQRAGIGINAGRIRGLGSEIRGGEAQHTGCIPFFKMFQAAVKSCSQGGVRGGAATLFYPMWHIEVENLLVLKNNRGVEENRVRHLDYGVQINKLMYTRLIKGGNITLFSPNEVPGLYDAFFADQDEFERLYTQYEQDPNIRKRSVPATDLFSSLMQERAGTGRIYIQNVDHCNTHSPFDPSVAPVRQSNLCLEIALPTKPLNNISDENGEIALCTLSAFNLGALNDLDEFEEMADLTVRALDALLDYQDYPVKAAYHATMNRRTLGIGVINYAYYLAKNGVKYSDDSAIGLTHRTFEAMQYYLLKASVNLAKEYGTCPLFNETVYSQGKLPIDTYKKDLDAICQEPLHYDWEGLRADIVKYGLRNSTLTALMPSETSSQIANATNGIEPPRGLVTVKASKDGILKQVVPEFENLKNAYETLWQMPSNDGYLKLVGVMQKFVDQAISANTSYDPGKFEGGKVSMKQMLKDLLTAYKYGVKTLYYHNTRDGADDTQADLQDDGCAGGACKI, from the coding sequence ATGAATGCAACCACTCACTTGCAAGTAACCAAACGCGATGGCCGCTTGGAGCCGATTGATTTAGACAAAATCCACCGTGTCGTCACTTGGGCGGCCGAAGGCCTGAATAATGTATCGGTGTCGCAAGTCGAGCTGAAATCGCATATTCAGTTTTACAACGGCATCCGCACCGACGACATTCACGAAACCATCATCAAGGCCGCAGCTGACCTGATTTCACAAGATTCGCCCGACTATCAATATCTGGCCGCACGTTTGGCCATTTTCCACCTGCGCAAAATCGCTTACGGCGAATTCGAGCCGCCTCATCTGTTTGACCATGTAAGCAAACTCACCGAAGCGGGCAAATACGACCGCCATATTCTTGAAGACTACACACGCGAAGAATTTGATGAGCTGAATGCCTATATCGACCATTGCCGAGATATGACCTTCTCATACGCTGCGGTGAAGCAGTTAGAGGGTAAATATCTGGTGCAAAACCGCGTCACCCGTCAAATCTATGAAACGCCACAGTTTCTGTATATTTTGGTGGCAATGTGTTTGTTCAGCAAATATCCGAAAGCCACGCGCTTGGATTATGTGAAGCGTTTCTACGATGCGGTTTCTACCTTTAAAGTATCGTTGCCAACGCCGATTATGAGCGGTGTGCGCACACCAACCCGCCAATTCTCAAGCTGCGTATTGATTGAATGTGACGACAGCTTGGATTCCATCAACGCCACCACCAGCGCGATTGTGAAATATGTATCACAACGCGCGGGCATCGGCATCAATGCTGGCCGCATCCGTGGTTTGGGCAGCGAAATCCGTGGCGGTGAAGCGCAGCATACCGGCTGCATTCCGTTTTTCAAAATGTTCCAAGCGGCAGTGAAGTCCTGCTCGCAAGGCGGTGTGCGCGGTGGCGCGGCAACCTTGTTCTATCCGATGTGGCACATTGAGGTTGAAAACCTGCTGGTGTTGAAAAACAACCGCGGCGTAGAAGAAAACCGCGTGCGTCATTTGGATTATGGCGTGCAAATCAATAAATTGATGTATACCCGCCTGATTAAAGGCGGCAACATTACCTTGTTTTCGCCAAATGAAGTGCCGGGCTTATATGACGCATTTTTCGCCGACCAAGACGAATTCGAGCGTTTGTACACCCAATACGAGCAAGACCCGAACATCCGCAAACGCAGCGTACCGGCCACCGATTTGTTCTCATCATTGATGCAAGAGCGCGCAGGCACAGGCCGCATCTATATTCAAAACGTTGATCACTGCAACACCCATAGCCCGTTTGATCCGAGCGTGGCACCAGTGCGACAGTCTAACTTATGCTTAGAAATCGCCTTGCCGACCAAGCCGTTAAACAATATCAGCGATGAAAACGGCGAAATTGCTTTGTGTACCTTGTCCGCCTTCAACTTAGGCGCATTGAACGACTTGGACGAATTCGAAGAAATGGCCGATTTGACCGTGCGCGCCTTGGATGCCTTGCTGGATTATCAAGACTATCCGGTAAAAGCCGCTTACCATGCGACCATGAACCGCCGCACCTTGGGCATCGGTGTGATTAACTATGCGTATTACTTGGCCAAAAACGGCGTGAAATACAGCGACGATTCCGCCATCGGCCTGACCCACCGCACCTTTGAAGCGATGCAATATTATCTGCTGAAAGCATCGGTAAATCTGGCCAAAGAATATGGCACTTGCCCATTGTTTAACGAAACCGTTTATTCGCAAGGCAAACTGCCGATTGACACCTACAAAAAAGATTTGGATGCCATCTGCCAAGAGCCGCTGCATTATGATTGGGAAGGCTTGCGCGCCGACATCGTCAAATACGGTTTGCGCAACTCAACCCTGACTGCCTTGATGCCGTCTGAAACCAGCTCGCAAATCGCCAACGCCACCAACGGCATTGAACCGCCACGTGGTTTGGTGACGGTAAAGGCATCGAAAGACGGAATCTTGAAACAAGTCGTGCCCGAATTTGAAAATCTGAAAAATGCCTACGAAACCCTGTGGCAAATGCCAAGCAACGACGGCTATCTGAAATTGGTGGGCGTGATGCAGAAATTTGTCGACCAAGCGATTTCGGCCAACACCAGCTACGACCCGGGCAAATTCGAAGGCGGCAAAGTTTCTATGAAACAAATGCTGAAAGATTTGCTCACCGCCTACAAATACGGTGTGAAAACACTGTATTACCACAATACACGCGACGGCGCGGATGATACGCAGGCTGATTTGCAAGATGACGGCTGCGCGGGCGGGGCGTGTAAGATTTAA
- the aroD gene encoding type I 3-dehydroquinate dehydratase has protein sequence MNTVQIKNVTLGAGSPKIAVPLVAKNADGLQQAIAGLAGLSFDIVEFRADFLDIAADAEAVLAQTKMVRQALLDTPLLFTFRRAVEGGECPCSDDYYFDLVHRAIESGLVDIIDIELFAGDEKVQAAVQAAKAKGVAALLCNHDFDKTPAKEEITGRLKKMESLGADICKIAVMPQSAADVLTLLDATQEVYQTTKQPIVTMSMGKLGVISRLAGQTFGSAMTFGAAAKASAPGQIGANDLRQILDTLA, from the coding sequence ATGAATACCGTTCAAATCAAAAACGTAACACTGGGCGCAGGCAGCCCCAAAATTGCCGTGCCGTTGGTGGCTAAAAATGCAGACGGCCTGCAACAAGCGATTGCCGGTTTGGCAGGATTGAGCTTCGATATTGTGGAATTTCGTGCCGATTTTTTAGACATAGCTGCTGATGCCGAAGCCGTGTTGGCGCAGACAAAAATGGTACGCCAAGCCTTGCTGGATACGCCGCTGCTGTTTACCTTCCGCCGTGCAGTAGAAGGTGGCGAATGCCCGTGCAGCGACGATTATTATTTCGACTTGGTTCACCGTGCGATTGAATCGGGTTTGGTGGATATTATTGATATTGAACTGTTTGCCGGTGATGAAAAAGTGCAAGCAGCGGTGCAGGCTGCAAAGGCTAAAGGTGTGGCCGCTTTGTTGTGCAATCATGATTTTGACAAAACACCGGCAAAAGAAGAGATTACAGGCCGTCTGAAAAAAATGGAAAGCTTGGGTGCGGATATTTGTAAAATCGCGGTGATGCCACAAAGCGCTGCCGATGTATTGACCTTGCTGGATGCCACGCAGGAAGTGTACCAAACTACCAAGCAACCGATTGTCACCATGTCGATGGGCAAGCTCGGTGTGATTAGCCGCTTGGCCGGACAAACCTTTGGCTCGGCCATGACCTTCGGCGCAGCAGCCAAAGCGTCGGCGCCGGGGCAGATTGGTGCGAATGATTTGCGTCAGATTTTGGATACTTTGGCTTAA
- a CDS encoding ferredoxin--NADP reductase, whose translation MSSKFYTEKVLSVHHWTDAYFSFTCTRDESLRFENGQFVMIGLMVDGKPLMRAYSVASANWEEHLEFFSIKVQDGPLTSRLQHLQVGDEVLISKKPTGTLVAGDLNPGKHLYLLSTGTGLAPFLSVTKDPEIYEQFEKVILVHGVRYKQDLAYYDHFTKELPEHEYLGEMVKEKLIYYPVVSREEFEHQGRLTDLMKSGKLFEDIGLPPMNPQDDRAMLCGSTAMNKDTAAILDSFGLTPSPKVGQRGDYLIERAFVDQ comes from the coding sequence ATGTCATCAAAATTTTATACTGAAAAAGTGTTGTCAGTGCATCACTGGACCGATGCTTATTTCTCTTTCACTTGTACCCGCGACGAATCATTGCGCTTTGAAAATGGCCAATTTGTGATGATTGGCCTGATGGTCGATGGCAAGCCTTTGATGCGCGCTTACAGTGTGGCATCGGCCAACTGGGAAGAGCATTTGGAATTTTTCAGCATTAAAGTGCAAGATGGTCCTTTGACCAGTCGTTTGCAGCATTTGCAAGTGGGCGATGAAGTGTTGATCAGCAAAAAGCCGACCGGCACTCTGGTGGCTGGCGACTTGAATCCGGGCAAACACTTGTATTTGTTGAGCACCGGCACCGGCTTGGCACCATTCTTGAGCGTGACCAAAGACCCTGAAATTTATGAGCAATTTGAAAAAGTGATTCTGGTGCACGGCGTGCGTTACAAGCAAGATTTGGCTTATTACGACCATTTCACCAAAGAATTGCCGGAGCATGAATACTTGGGCGAGATGGTGAAAGAAAAATTGATTTACTATCCTGTTGTATCGCGCGAAGAATTTGAACACCAAGGCCGCCTGACCGATTTGATGAAGAGTGGTAAATTGTTTGAAGACATCGGTTTGCCGCCGATGAATCCGCAAGACGACCGTGCAATGTTGTGCGGCAGCACTGCGATGAACAAAGACACCGCGGCCATTCTCGACAGCTTCGGCCTGACCCCGTCGCCAAAAGTCGGCCAACGTGGCGATTATTTAATTGAGCGCGCGTTTGTCGATCAATAA
- a CDS encoding ABC transporter permease → MRTLRNIVTLMFKEFRSLLTDPVLLVLIGFMFTGEIISSAQISTDVKNATVGIIDQDRSTLSLRIRDVILPPYFRTPIDVKREDADELMDKNSLIFVLEIPPNFERDVQAGRSPSVQLLTDATMMTQAGLGSSYLTQIINREIQEFVGTPSMPVVSPVMNIQFNPNGDSVWFLPIMQEGNNAALLILILVGAAVIRERERGTIEHLLVMPVNSFELMMSKILANSLVILVVELLSVRLIVHHMLDVPINGSIVLYAAGLWLFLFCVASLGVMLATVAPSMAQFGLLIIPIHMVTLLFSGSTSARSNMPEAAQMISEYWPQTQFANFSQNVVFRGAGLDIVWPQMLALMLLGLAFLGYALLRFRKMLEQRG, encoded by the coding sequence ATGAGAACCTTACGAAATATTGTCACGCTGATGTTTAAGGAATTCCGCAGCCTGTTGACCGATCCGGTATTGCTGGTATTGATTGGATTTATGTTCACCGGCGAAATCATCAGCTCGGCGCAAATCAGCACCGATGTAAAAAATGCCACCGTGGGCATCATCGATCAAGACCGCTCAACCTTGTCGCTGCGCATCCGTGATGTTATTTTGCCGCCGTATTTTCGCACACCAATAGATGTGAAACGTGAAGATGCCGACGAGCTGATGGATAAAAACAGTTTGATTTTTGTGTTGGAGATTCCCCCGAATTTTGAACGCGATGTTCAGGCCGGACGCAGCCCGTCGGTTCAGCTTCTCACTGATGCGACCATGATGACGCAGGCCGGTTTGGGTTCGTCTTATCTGACCCAAATTATCAACCGAGAAATTCAGGAATTTGTCGGCACGCCTTCGATGCCGGTGGTTTCGCCGGTGATGAATATCCAGTTCAACCCCAATGGCGACAGCGTGTGGTTTCTGCCGATTATGCAGGAAGGAAATAATGCGGCTTTACTGATTCTGATTTTGGTCGGCGCGGCAGTGATTCGCGAGCGCGAACGCGGCACCATTGAGCATCTGTTGGTGATGCCGGTGAATAGTTTTGAATTGATGATGTCGAAGATTTTGGCCAACAGTTTGGTAATTCTGGTGGTGGAATTGCTGTCGGTACGGCTGATTGTGCATCACATGCTGGATGTGCCGATTAATGGTTCAATCGTGCTGTATGCGGCGGGCTTGTGGCTGTTTCTGTTTTGCGTGGCGTCTTTGGGCGTGATGCTGGCGACCGTTGCCCCGAGTATGGCGCAATTCGGCTTGCTGATTATCCCGATTCACATGGTTACGCTGCTGTTTTCCGGTTCGACTTCAGCACGCAGCAATATGCCTGAAGCGGCGCAAATGATTAGCGAATATTGGCCGCAAACGCAATTTGCCAATTTTTCGCAAAACGTGGTATTTCGCGGTGCGGGCTTGGATATTGTGTGGCCGCAAATGCTCGCCTTAATGCTGCTGGGCTTGGCCTTTTTGGGCTACGCATTGCTACGCTTTAGGAAAATGCTTGAGCAGCGGGGATAA
- a CDS encoding replication-associated recombination protein A, with protein sequence MNDLFTRQPDAPLAERLRPHSLNEVIGQQHLIGEGKPLRVAVEGGKPHSMLLWGPPGVGKTTLARILAQSFNAQFLPVSAVFSGVKDIREAIEKAEIALQQGRATILFVDEVHRFNKAQQDAFLPHVESGLLTFIGATTENPSFEVNPALLSRAQVYVLQSLSAQDLQQLIEKVLALPEYQDFEIDAEARELLVNTADGDARRMLNLLEQLLRAAATRRLKTLDAAFLAESLGAQIRRFDKGGESFYNQISALHKSVRGSHPNAALYWFCRMLDGGADPRYLARRIVRMAWEDIGLADPRAFQIANDAATTFERLGSPEGELALAQAVLYLASAAKSNAGYNAYNQMRAFVRDHASDEVPVHLRNAPTKLMKELGYGREYRYAHDEPHAYAAGETYMPDGLDEPEFYQPVPRGLEIKIGEKLAWLKSLDDEALK encoded by the coding sequence ATGAATGATTTATTTACCCGCCAACCCGACGCACCGCTCGCCGAACGCCTGCGCCCGCATTCTTTAAACGAAGTCATCGGCCAGCAGCACTTAATCGGCGAAGGCAAACCGCTGCGCGTGGCGGTAGAAGGCGGCAAACCGCATTCCATGCTGCTGTGGGGGCCGCCTGGTGTGGGCAAAACCACGCTGGCACGCATCCTCGCACAAAGTTTCAATGCGCAGTTTCTGCCCGTATCGGCCGTGTTTTCCGGTGTAAAAGACATTCGCGAAGCCATCGAAAAAGCCGAAATCGCCTTGCAGCAAGGTCGGGCAACGATTTTATTTGTCGACGAAGTACACCGTTTCAACAAAGCGCAGCAAGACGCTTTTTTACCGCATGTGGAAAGCGGTTTATTGACCTTTATCGGCGCGACAACCGAAAACCCATCGTTTGAAGTCAATCCAGCCTTACTCAGCCGCGCGCAAGTGTATGTGTTGCAATCATTATCGGCGCAAGATTTGCAGCAATTGATTGAAAAAGTGCTGGCCTTGCCCGAATATCAAGATTTTGAAATCGATGCGGAAGCGCGCGAATTATTGGTGAACACAGCCGACGGCGATGCGCGGCGTATGCTGAATTTATTGGAACAACTGCTCCGCGCTGCCGCTACACGCCGTCTGAAAACCTTAGACGCTGCATTTCTCGCCGAAAGCTTGGGCGCACAAATCCGCCGTTTCGATAAAGGCGGCGAAAGTTTCTACAACCAGATTTCCGCACTGCACAAATCCGTGCGCGGCTCCCACCCTAATGCCGCGCTGTATTGGTTCTGCCGCATGCTCGACGGTGGCGCCGATCCGCGCTACTTGGCACGGCGCATCGTGCGCATGGCTTGGGAAGACATTGGCTTGGCCGACCCACGCGCCTTTCAGATTGCCAACGATGCCGCCACCACGTTTGAACGACTCGGCAGCCCCGAAGGCGAATTGGCCTTGGCACAAGCCGTGTTGTATTTGGCTTCGGCGGCGAAATCGAATGCCGGCTACAACGCCTACAACCAAATGCGCGCATTTGTGCGCGACCATGCCAGCGATGAAGTGCCGGTGCATTTACGCAATGCCCCGACCAAGCTGATGAAAGAATTGGGCTACGGCCGCGAATACCGCTACGCCCATGACGAACCACACGCCTATGCCGCCGGAGAAACCTATATGCCCGACGGCTTGGATGAGCCTGAGTTTTACCAACCCGTACCGCGCGGCTTGGAAATCAAAATCGGCGAAAAACTGGCTTGGCTGAAATCTTTGGATGATGAAGCTTTGAAGTAA
- a CDS encoding efflux transporter outer membrane subunit encodes MKSIQISALCAAVLLALTACQSTQIPLHSEISVPQSFSESEAAKGSEQIAQWWQHWHDPVLNRLIDQGLAQGYDVKIAVSRLNEARATSRAAIADLGPQVGLSGQGGIVRGEADNPLSGVAAQIPQASALGSDTMDIKGDQLMGGVSASWEPDIFGQKRSDADAAYYAALGQQEQVYGAQMLVAGDIAENYFKARAVQGRLKVADASIHTLKRLQQYVQGRFKAGHVSGYEVNEVGVQLTAAEAKRATLQAEYDAYVRSIAVLTGNMPQSFDLPPSAVDVLAKQPAAPSGQTPQGMLERRPDLRAHTAQVNAYAAKLASAKADLLPRFSINFMGQGARIGIDGSDALKGWASLLSVGIQMPIFTNGRIKANIAAADARLQTALLQYDQQLLTALGEVDSAYQSVQAMQRQTALMQTAHRQAAQHAQDTEKLFRNDYKTLDHALRAHLNENQMQENLIQAQLARAQMLVSLYKALGGGWSDSINSSESGV; translated from the coding sequence ATGAAATCCATTCAAATATCCGCTTTATGCGCCGCTGTGTTGCTGGCCTTAACCGCTTGTCAAAGCACGCAGATTCCGCTTCATTCCGAAATTAGTGTGCCGCAATCGTTTAGCGAAAGCGAAGCGGCAAAAGGCAGCGAACAAATTGCCCAATGGTGGCAGCATTGGCATGATCCGGTGTTGAACCGTTTGATAGATCAAGGTTTGGCGCAAGGATATGATGTCAAAATCGCGGTCAGCCGTTTGAACGAAGCACGTGCCACCAGTCGGGCTGCTATTGCTGATTTGGGGCCGCAAGTCGGCTTGAGCGGCCAGGGCGGCATTGTGCGTGGCGAGGCCGATAATCCGCTCTCGGGTGTGGCTGCACAAATCCCGCAGGCAAGTGCATTGGGCAGCGACACGATGGATATCAAGGGTGACCAGTTAATGGGCGGCGTATCCGCTTCGTGGGAGCCGGATATTTTCGGTCAGAAACGCAGCGATGCCGACGCCGCCTATTATGCCGCTTTGGGGCAGCAAGAGCAGGTGTATGGCGCACAAATGTTGGTGGCCGGTGATATTGCCGAAAACTATTTTAAAGCACGCGCAGTACAAGGCCGTCTGAAAGTGGCGGACGCGAGCATTCACACGCTCAAACGCTTGCAGCAATATGTGCAAGGGCGTTTCAAAGCAGGCCATGTCAGTGGCTATGAAGTGAATGAAGTCGGCGTGCAGCTCACCGCCGCCGAAGCCAAACGCGCCACGTTGCAAGCCGAATATGATGCTTATGTACGCAGCATTGCCGTGTTGACAGGTAATATGCCGCAAAGCTTTGACTTGCCGCCATCAGCTGTAGATGTGTTAGCCAAACAACCGGCCGCACCAAGCGGACAAACCCCGCAAGGTATGCTGGAGCGCCGCCCCGATTTGCGCGCCCACACCGCGCAAGTGAATGCCTATGCCGCTAAGTTGGCCAGTGCCAAAGCCGATTTACTGCCGCGTTTCAGCATTAATTTCATGGGACAAGGCGCGCGCATCGGCATTGATGGTAGCGATGCTTTGAAAGGTTGGGCAAGCTTGTTGAGCGTGGGCATTCAAATGCCGATTTTCACCAACGGCCGCATTAAAGCCAATATTGCCGCCGCCGATGCCCGCCTTCAGACGGCCTTATTGCAATACGACCAGCAGCTTCTGACCGCATTAGGTGAAGTGGATAGCGCCTATCAAAGCGTGCAGGCCATGCAGCGTCAAACCGCGTTGATGCAAACCGCTCATCGCCAAGCCGCGCAACATGCACAGGACACGGAAAAACTGTTCCGCAACGATTACAAAACCTTAGACCACGCCTTACGCGCACATTTGAACGAAAACCAAATGCAGGAAAACCTGATTCAGGCGCAGCTTGCCCGCGCGCAAATGCTGGTGTCGCTTTACAAAGCATTGGGTGGTGGTTGGTCGGATAGCATAAATTCATCGGAATCAGGTGTTTGA
- the thrC gene encoding threonine synthase codes for MKYISTRGATAPKSFSEVLLMGLAPDGGLMLPEHYPQVDDVTLQKWRTLSYPELAFEIISLFATDIPSDDLRDIVNRTYTEAAFGTKEITPVRSLSDGIKIEALSNGPTLAFKDMAMQFLGNAFEYVLNKEGKQVNILGATSGDTGSAAEYALRGKKGVNVFMLSPEGKMSAFQRAQMFSLQDENIHNIAVEGMFDDCQDIVKAVQNDAEFKAKYHVGTVNSINWGRIVAQVVYYFAGYFNATTSNEQKVSFCVPSGNFGNVCAGHIARQMGLPVHRLIVATNENDVLDEFFKTGRYQPRTTEHTHVTSSPSMDISKASNFERFVFDLMDRDADKIQSLWAEVASGKGFDLKDQLEEIHEKYGFVSGKSTHADRLDTIRQVYEQDGELIDPHTADGVKVARDVREAGETIVCLETALAAKFDQTIYEAVGDVTIPRPAGLEGLEDLPQRVEVVKNDAELVKNIIRKALD; via the coding sequence ATGAAATACATCAGCACGCGCGGTGCCACTGCGCCGAAATCGTTTAGCGAAGTATTATTGATGGGCTTGGCACCCGACGGCGGCTTGATGCTGCCCGAGCATTATCCGCAAGTGGACGACGTGACCCTGCAAAAATGGCGCACGCTGAGCTATCCTGAGCTGGCGTTTGAAATCATCAGCCTGTTTGCTACTGATATTCCAAGCGATGATTTGCGCGATATTGTCAACCGCACCTACACCGAAGCCGCGTTCGGCACCAAAGAAATCACACCTGTGCGCAGCCTTTCAGACGGCATTAAAATCGAAGCGTTGTCTAATGGCCCAACCTTGGCTTTTAAAGACATGGCAATGCAGTTTTTGGGTAATGCGTTTGAATATGTGTTGAACAAAGAAGGCAAGCAAGTCAATATTTTGGGCGCGACCAGCGGCGACACCGGTTCGGCGGCTGAATATGCTTTGCGCGGCAAAAAAGGCGTGAATGTATTCATGCTCTCGCCGGAAGGCAAAATGAGCGCGTTCCAACGTGCGCAAATGTTCAGCCTGCAAGACGAAAACATTCACAACATCGCCGTAGAAGGCATGTTTGACGACTGCCAAGACATCGTAAAAGCCGTGCAAAACGATGCCGAATTCAAAGCCAAATACCATGTCGGCACGGTTAACTCGATTAACTGGGGCCGCATCGTGGCGCAAGTGGTGTATTATTTCGCCGGCTATTTCAATGCCACCACCAGCAACGAGCAAAAAGTAAGCTTCTGTGTGCCGAGCGGTAATTTCGGTAACGTGTGTGCCGGCCATATCGCGCGCCAAATGGGTTTACCGGTGCACCGCTTAATCGTGGCAACCAATGAAAACGATGTATTGGACGAGTTTTTCAAAACCGGCCGTTACCAACCGCGCACCACCGAACATACCCACGTTACGTCCAGCCCGTCGATGGACATTTCCAAAGCGTCGAATTTTGAGCGTTTTGTGTTTGATTTGATGGATCGCGATGCCGATAAAATCCAAAGTTTGTGGGCTGAAGTGGCTTCGGGTAAAGGCTTTGATTTAAAAGACCAATTAGAAGAAATTCACGAAAAATATGGCTTCGTATCGGGCAAATCGACCCACGCCGACCGCCTGGATACCATCCGCCAAGTGTACGAGCAAGACGGTGAACTGATCGACCCACATACCGCCGACGGCGTAAAAGTGGCGCGTGACGTGCGTGAAGCGGGCGAGACTATTGTTTGCTTGGAAACCGCTTTGGCAGCCAAGTTCGACCAAACCATTTACGAAGCGGTGGGCGATGTGACCATTCCGCGTCCGGCCGGCTTGGAAGGTTTGGAAGATTTGCCGCAACGCGTTGAAGTGGTGAAAAACGATGCCGAGCTGGTGAAAAACATCATCCGCAAAGCCTTGGATTAA
- the nrdB gene encoding class Ia ribonucleoside-diphosphate reductase subunit beta: protein MSYSTFTKTPNDALKEPMFFGQSVNVARYDQQKYEIFEKLIEKQLSFFWRPEEIDVSRDRIDYTNLPEHEKHIFISNLKYQTLLDSIQGRSPNVALLPLVSIPELETWIETWSFSETIHSRSYTHIIRNIVNDPSVVFDDIVQNQYIIARAEDIACYYDELIEYTQYYNLFGEGTHNVKGELVEVSLRELKKKLYLCLMCVNVLEAIRFYVSFACSFAFAERELMEGNAKIIKLIARDEALHLTSTQHMLNLMRAGVDDPEMAEIAAELENDCFELFKKAAEQEKEWAAYLFKDGSMIGLNKEILGQYVEYITNLRMQAVGLKPAFEGASQNPIPWINAWLSSDNVQVAPQEVEISSYLIGQIDAEVNADDLGDFEL from the coding sequence ATGTCATACAGCACGTTTACCAAAACACCAAACGATGCATTAAAAGAACCAATGTTCTTTGGCCAGTCAGTGAACGTAGCGCGTTATGACCAGCAAAAATATGAAATTTTTGAAAAACTGATTGAAAAACAATTGTCTTTCTTTTGGCGTCCGGAAGAAATCGACGTGTCGCGCGACCGTATCGACTATACCAATCTGCCGGAACACGAAAAACACATTTTCATCAGCAATTTGAAATACCAAACACTGCTCGATTCGATTCAAGGCCGCAGCCCCAATGTGGCGCTGTTGCCGTTGGTGTCGATTCCGGAGTTGGAAACGTGGATTGAAACATGGTCGTTTTCCGAAACCATCCACTCGCGCAGCTACACCCATATCATCCGCAATATCGTCAATGATCCGTCGGTTGTGTTTGATGATATTGTGCAAAATCAATACATCATCGCGCGTGCGGAAGACATTGCCTGCTATTATGATGAATTGATTGAATACACCCAGTATTACAATTTATTCGGTGAGGGCACGCACAATGTTAAAGGCGAATTGGTTGAAGTTTCGTTGCGCGAGTTGAAGAAAAAGCTGTATTTGTGTTTGATGTGCGTGAACGTATTGGAAGCGATTCGTTTCTATGTCTCGTTTGCCTGCTCGTTTGCCTTTGCCGAGCGTGAATTGATGGAAGGCAATGCCAAGATCATCAAGCTGATTGCGCGTGATGAAGCTTTGCACTTAACCAGTACGCAACACATGCTGAACCTGATGCGTGCCGGTGTCGATGATCCGGAGATGGCGGAAATTGCTGCCGAGCTGGAAAACGATTGCTTTGAATTGTTCAAAAAAGCGGCCGAACAAGAAAAAGAATGGGCGGCGTATCTGTTTAAAGACGGTTCGATGATTGGCTTGAACAAAGAAATTTTGGGTCAATACGTCGAATACATCACCAATCTGCGCATGCAGGCAGTGGGTTTGAAGCCGGCATTTGAAGGCGCGAGCCAAAACCCGATTCCGTGGATCAACGCGTGGCTGTCGTCCGACAATGTGCAGGTCGCGCCGCAGGAAGTGGAAATTTCTTCTTACCTGATTGGTCAAATCGATGCGGAAGTCAACGCCGACGATTTGGGCGATTTCGAGCTGTAA